Proteins encoded by one window of Culicoides brevitarsis isolate CSIRO-B50_1 chromosome 2, AGI_CSIRO_Cbre_v1, whole genome shotgun sequence:
- the LOC134831490 gene encoding myrosinase 1-like, protein MRIVIAFLVVIFFTAVFLSYHTVRQFSRLMAKRCEADLDLDTFVIPKEFLFGASTSAYQIEGAWNEDGKGVSIWDAALHKNPGVIKDRMNGDVTADSYHHYKDDVAALKKLGFNFYRFSIAWTRIMPNGAANEINYAGIQYYHRVIDELLANDIQPVITMYHLDLPQKLQEMGGWTNPIIVQYYEAYADVLFQNFGDKIKRWITFNEPFDSCIDAYGRGILPPFIHGEGVAEYLCGHHILISHATAYHLYKKKYSHYGGKIGITLNSRYFIPKDGKDSSLTERGMQYMLGWFAHPILSATGGYPSIMVNEIAENSLLENRTTSRLPFMDTRLKLFIRNTADYLSFNYYTSNIVEFNENFKSSEPSWDKDSRLILSFDSNWKKSANNWVYNVPKGMYRTLKWIYDQFDNPEILITENGWSDQGQLKDDDRIDYLRRHLLEVMKVKECIGANIIGYGIWSLLDNFEWLSGFTEHFGLYAVNMTSPNKERIPKKSAMFMQKVVQTRTIPKNYEN, encoded by the exons ATTGCATTTTTAGTTGTGATATTTTTCACTGCAGTTTTCTTGAGTTATCATACAGTTCGACAATTTTCACGTTTAATGGCAAAAAGATGCGAAGCAGACTTGGATTTAGATACTTTTGTAATTCCAAAGGAGTTTTTGTTTGGCGCAAGTACGTCGGCGTATCAGATAGAGGGCGCTTGGAACGAAGATGGCAAGGGAGTTAGTATTTGGGATGCAGCGTTGCATAAAAATCCAGGAGTAATTAAAGATCGCATGAATGGGGATGTCACAGCGGATAGTTATCATCATTACAAAGACGACGTAGCTGCATTGAAAAAACTTGGG ttcaatttcTATCGTTTCTCAATTGCATGGACTCGAATTATGCCGAATGGAGCggcaaatgaaattaattacgcAGGAATTCAGTATTATCATCGAGTGATTGATGAATTGTTAGCAAATGATATTCAACCTGTAATAACAATGTATCATCTAGATTTGCCACAAAAGCTTCAGGAAATGGGAGGATGGACAAATCCAATTATCGTTCAGTATTACGAAGCATATGCTGATGTTTTGTTTCAGAATTTTGGAGATAAG ATAAAACGCTGGATTACCTTCAACGAGCCCTTTGACTCTTGCATCGACGCTTATGGTCGAGGAATTTTGCCGCCTTTTATACATGGAGAAGGAGTTGCTGAATATTTATGTGGGCATCACATTCTTATAAGTCACGCTACAGCCTATCATTTGTATAAAAAGAAGTATTCTCATTACGGAGGCAAAATTGGTATAACTCTCAACTCTCGTTATTTCATACCCAAAGACGGCAAAGACTCATCTCTCACGGAACGAGGGATGCAATATATGCTCGGATGGTTTGCGCATCCAATTCTCTCTGCTACGGGCGGATATCCATCCATCATGGTGAATGAAATTGCTGAAAATAGTCTTTTAGAGAATCGAACAACTTCTCGACTGCCCTTTATGGATACACGATTGAAACTTTTCATTCGTAATACAGCGGATTATCTTTCCTTTAACTATTATACAAGTAACATTGttgaatttaacgaaaatttcaaGTCATCTGAACCTTCGTGGGATAAAGATTCACGCTTAATTCTTTCCTTTGACTCAAATTGGAAGAAATCAGCAAATAATTGGGTTTACAATGTCCCAAAAGGCATGTATAGAACCCTAAAATGGATTTACGATCAATTTGACAATCCAGAAATATTAATAACTGAAAATGGTTGGAGCGATCAAGGTCAATTGAAGGACGATGATCGTATTGATTATCTCAGAAGACATTTGCTTGAAGTAATGAAAGTTAAAGAATGTATCGGAGCAAATATCATCGGATATGGCATTTGGTCATTATTGGATAATTTTGAATGGTTAAGCGGATTTACCGAACACTTTGGATTGTATGCAGTAAACATGACGTCACCAAATAAAGAGAGAATTCCGAAAAAATCGGCAATGTTCATGCAGAAAGTTGTACAGACACGAACAATACCGAAGAATTACgagaattaa
- the LOC134830095 gene encoding myrosinase 1-like — protein MQKLPFLLFILNFLTSYCWINDLPKCDIKSGTKFPKDFLFGASTSSYQIEGAWNVSGKGENIWDHYLHKYPDRVLDHSNADVTADSYHLYREDIKALKDTGFNFYRFSISWARIMPNGSVASLNADGIDYYHRLIDALKEKGIEPLVTMYHWDLPLTLQEFGGFLNRSIADYFESYADFLFKEYGYKVQYWNTFNEPLIVCVPSYELGQAPPFIEKRGDGAYQCGHNLLLSHARAYHLYQKKYKSTQKGKIGIAINGEGALLKSNTTSAWEAFERKHAWDIGWYAHPIFSKTGNYPPIMISSVAQNSIAEGYNKSRLPEFTKAEIESLRGSADFLGLNCYSSRIIELGKRNNSEPASIFKDRNIEVFTDPSWKRAKTEWLYSVPEGFREMMHWLSTQYKGIEIWVTENGWSDDGQLNDLDRIEYYSEHLRVCLQSISCDNVNLKAFTAWSIIDNFEWMKGFTEKFGLYQVNFNSTKKERTAKMSAYYFRDIINSHAWK, from the exons atgcaaaaattaccattcttgttatttattttgaattttttgacaagttaTTGTTGGATTAACGACCTTCCAAAATGCGATATCAAAAGCGGAACAAAATTCCCGAAGGATTTTCTATTTGGAGCTTCTACTTCCTCATATCAAATTGAAGGCGCTTGGAACGTTAGTGGCAAAGGAGAGAATATCTGGGATCATTATCTTCACAAATACCCTGATCGAGTATTAGACCACTCAAATGCAGATGTCACTGCTGATAGTTATCATTTGTACAGGGAAGACATAAAGGCGCTAAAAGACACAGGG ttcaatttttatagattCAGTATTTCATGGGCACGTATAATGCCAAATGGAAGTGTGGCGTCGTTGAATGCAGATGGCATTGATTACTATCATCGATTAATCGATGCACTGAAAGAAAAGGGCATTGAACCCCTTGTTACTATGTATCATTGGGACCTTCCTCTAACTTTACAAGAATTCGGAGGATTTTTGAATCGAAGCATTGCAGATTACTTTGAGAGCTAtgctgattttttgtttaaagaatATGGATATAAAGTACAATATTGGAATACTTTTAATGAAcc tTTAATAGTTTGTGTTCCATCTTATGAACTGGGACAAGCACCTCCTTTTATAGAGAAGCGAGGCGATGGCGCTTATCAATGTGGGCATAATTTACTTCTTAGCCATGCTCGAGCCTATCATTTGTACCAAAAGAAGTATAAATCAACTCAAAAAGGGAAAATAGGAATCGCTATAAATGGAGAAGGAGCTTTGTTAAAAAGCAATACAACTTCTGCTTGGGAAGCTTTTGAACGAAAACATGCATGGGAT ATTGGTTGGTATGCTCATCCAATATTCTCAAAAACAGGCAACTATCCTCCAATTATGATTTCATCTGTAGCTCAAAACAGCATCGCCGAGGGTTATAACAAGTCACGCCTTCCTGAGTTTACCAAAGCTGAAATCGAATCACTTCGAGGTTCAGCTGACTTTTTAGGTCTCAATTGTTACTCGTCGCGCATCATAGAGTTGGGCAAACGAAACAATAGTGAACCAGCATCTATCTTTAAAGATCGTAACATTGAAGTCTTTACAGACCCAAGTTGGAAAAGAGCAAAAACCGAATGGTTATATTCTGTTCCCGAAGGTTTTCGTGAAATGATGCATTGGCTTAGCACGCAATACAAAGGAATCGAAATTTGGGTAACAGAAAACGGATGGAGTGACGATGGACAGTTGAATGACTTGGATAGAATTGAGTATTATTCAGAACATTTACGGGTGTGTCTTCAGAGTATTTCGTGCGATAACGTCAACTTGAAAGCATTTACTGCATGGTctataattgataattttgaatgGATGAAAGGCTTtac tgAAAAATTTGGATTGTATCAAGTTAACTTTAATAGCACGAAGAAGGAAAGAACAGCAAAGATGTCAGCTTATTACTTCAGAGATATAATTAACAGTCACGCTtggaaatag
- the LOC134828439 gene encoding myrosinase 1-like produces the protein MKQLTLFLFLLNFLTCYCWINDLPKCDTKSGTKFPNDFLFGAATASYQIEGAWNVSGKGENIWDHYLHKYPDRVLDHSNADVTADSYHLYREDIKALKDTGFNFYRFSISWSRIMPNGIVASLNADGIDYYHRLIDALKENGIEPVVTMYHWDLPQTLQEFGGFLNSSIADYFEAYADILFKEYGDKVQYWNTFNEPLEVCVPCYEMGEKPPFIEKRGEGAYQCGHNLLLSHARAYHLYQKKYKATQNGKIGIALNGDGVLLRSNTTSAWEAFERKHSWDVNWLVCPSNFLKNWQLSSIMISSVAQNSIAEGYNKSRLPEFTQTEIESLRGSADFLGLNSYTSRITELGKLNISEPASFYKDRNVEDFTDPSWKRAKSQWLYSVPEGFRELMHWISTQYKGIEIWVTENGWSDDGQLNDLDRIQYYSEHFRVCLQSISCDNVNLKAFTAWSIIDNFEWMKGFTEKFGLYQVNFNSTTKERTAKMSAYYFRDIIKSHAWK, from the exons atgaaacaattaacattatttttatttctgttgAATTTTCTGACATGTTACTGTTGGATTAACGACCTTCCAAAATGCGACACCAAAAGCGGAACAAAATTCCCGAATGATTTTCTCTTTGGAGCTGCTACGGCATCATATCAAATTGAAGGCGCTTGGAACGTTAGTGGCAAAGGAGAGAATATCTGGGATCATTATCTTCACAAATACCCTGATCGAGTATTAGACCACTCAAATGCAGATGTCACTGCTGATAGTTATCATTTGTACAGGGAAGACATAAAGGCGCTAAAAGACACAGGG TTCAATTTTTACAGATTCAGTATTTCATGGTCACGTATAATGCCAAATGGAATTGTGGCGTCGTTGAATGCAGATGGCATTGATTACTATCATCGATTAATTGATGCGTTGAAAGAAAATGGAATTGAACCCGTTGTTACTATGTATCATTGGGACCTTCCTCAAACTTTACAAGAATTCGGGGGTTTCTTGAATTCAAGTATTGCGGACTATTTTGAAGCTTATGctgatattttgtttaaagaatATGGAGATAAAGTACAATATTGGAATACTTTTAATGAACC tttaGAAGTTTGTGTTCCATGTTACGAAATGGGAGAAAAACCGCCATTTATTGAGAAACGAGGCGAAGGCGCTTATCAGTGTGGACATAATTTACTTCTTAGTCATGCTCGAGCTTATCATTTGTACCAAAAGAAGTATAAAGCAACTCAAAATGGGAAAATTGGAATTGCATTAAATGGAGATGGCGTTCTTTTACGAAGCAATACAACTTCTGCTTGGGAAGCTTTTGAACGAAAACATTCATGGGATGTAA ATTGGTTGGTATGCCCAtccaattttctcaaaaactgGCAACTATCCTCCATCATGATTTCATCTGTAGCACAAAACAGCATCGCCGAAGGTTATAACAAGTCACGCCTTCCTGAGTTTACCCAAACTGAAATCGAATCACTTCGAGGCTCAGCTGACTTTTTAGGTCTCAATTCTTACACGTCTCGTATCACAGAGTTGGGCAAACTTAACATCAGTGAACCAGCATCCTTTTATAAAGATCGTAACGTCGAAGACTTTACAGATCCAAGTTGGAAAAGAGCCAAATCTCAATGGTTATATTCCGTTCCCGAAGGTTTTCGTGAATTAATGCATTGGATTAGCACGCAATACAAAGGAATCGAAATTTGGGTAACAGAAAACGGATGGAGTGACGATGGACAGTTGAATGACTTGGATAGAATTCAATATTATTCAGAACATTTTCGGGTGTGTCTACAAAGTATTTCGTGCGATAACGTCAACTTGAAAGCATTTACTGCATGGTCTATAATTGATAATTTCGAGTGGATGAAAGGCTTTAC tgaaaaatttggattgtatcaagtcaactTTAATAGCACGACGAAGGAAAGAACCGCAAAAATGTCAGCTTATTACTTCAGAGATATAATTAAGAGTCACGCTTGGAAGTAG
- the LOC134830759 gene encoding myrosinase 1-like — translation MVGFVLYAFLIKLLLLSIFKISWTSPSNISINSRAAQCDINRSTQFPASFKFGVATAAYQIEGAWNVSGKSPSVWDIGTHEHPERIVDHTNGDFAANSYEKYLEDIAAIKEVGFNHYRFSISWSRILPTGEIQSLNQHGLDYYHRVIDAVIAAGVEPIITMHHYDTPQAIQDLGGLANPVFADFFETYAGVLYQNFGDKVKTWLTFNEPFDVCMEGYGLGKSPPFVNASGRADYLCVHHVLLSHAKAYHLYRSKFEPEQQGKVSITLNSRFFYPKNDQVDQSFIDRALQFRLGLFAHPIFSETGGYPPVMMEVIARNSLEEGFTKSRLPEMTKHMKAYIKGTADFFAFNYYTSRIIEPDLNRTLERISWEKDAGFLSSVNPEWIRAKSDWLYSVPDGLRDLLKWIKEEYGNPEIIITENGWSDNGETDDNGRINYLRSHLSAILKAIVCDDVRLTGYTIWSIIDNFEWLQGYTEKFGLYHVDFSNPDRTRTPKKSSKFMQKVTQTHRIPDYSTIL, via the exons atGGTTGGATTTGTTTTATATGCTTTTCTAATAAAGTTACTTCtattatcaatatttaaaatttcatggacAAG ccCTTCAAACATAAGCATCAACTCAAGAGCAGCACAATGTGATATTAATCGTTCAACACAATTTCCTGCCAGTTTCAAATTTGGCGTCGCTACTGCCGCATATCAGATTGAAGGAGCATGGAATGTCAGCGGAAAATCTCCAAGTGTTTGGGATATCGGAACTCATGAACATCCCGAAAGAATTGTCGATCACACGAACGGAGATTTTGCAGCAAACTCTTATGAGAAATATTTAGAAGATATTGCTGCCATTAAGGAAGTTGGA ttcaaccATTATCGTTTTTCGATATCATGGAGTCGAATCCTTCCTACCGGAGAAATTCAATCCTTAAATCAACATGGCTTGGATTACTATCATCGCGTAATTGATGCTGTCATAGCAGCAGGAGTTGAACCAATAATCACAATGCATCATTACGACACTCCTCAAGCAATTCAGGATTTAGGAGGTTTAGCAAATCCTGTCTTTGCTGACTTTTTTGAAACCTATGCCGGGGTTTTGTATCAAAACTTCGGAGATAAAGTCAAGACATGGTTAACTTTCAACGAACCCTTCGATGTTTGCATGGAAGGTTATGGTTTGGGAAAGTCCCCTCCATTTGTCAATGCCTCTGGTAGAGCAGATTATCTTTGTGTTCATCACGTTTTATTAAGTCATGCGAAAGCTTATCATTTATATCGCAGTAAATTTGAGCCAGAACAACAAGGAAAGGTTAGCATCACTTTAAACAGTCGCTTTTTCTACCCGAAAAATGATCAAGTTGATCAAAGCTTCATTGATCGTGCTTTACAATTCCGTCTCGGGCTATTTGCTCATCCAATTTTCAGTGAAACAGGAGGATATCCTCCTGTAATGATGGAAGTAATTGCTCGTAATAGCTTGGAAGAAGGATTTACCAAATCACGCCTTCCTGAAATGACGAAGCACATGAAAGCTTATATCAAGGGCACAGCAGATTTCTTCGCTTTTAACTATTACACTTCACGCATAATTGAACCTGATCTCAATCGCACTCTCGAAAGAATTTCATGGGAAAAAGATGCAGGTTTCCTATCAAGCGTCAACCCAGAATGGATAAGAGCGAAGTCAGATTGGCTCTATTCCGTTCCCGATGGCTTACGAGACCTTTTGAAATGGATCAAAGAGGAATATGGAAATCCTGAAATCATTATAACCGAAAATGGTTGGAGTGACAATGGAGAAACAGATGATAATGGTCGTATTAATTACCTCCGAAGTCATTTGAGTGCAATTTTGAAGGCGATTGTTTGTGATGATGTACGTCTCACGGGATACACAATATGGAGCATTATAGATAACTTTGAATGGCTACAAGGATATAC cgAGAAATTTGGATTGTATCACGTCGACTTTAGCAACCCAGACAGAACACGAACACCAAAAAAGTCTTCgaaattcatgcaaaaagtGACGCAAACACATAGAATTCCCGACTATTCCACAATTttatag